A stretch of Sphingomicrobium flavum DNA encodes these proteins:
- a CDS encoding PspC domain-containing protein produces the protein MSKKNYRYALSNDKKVAGVFAHLSERSGIDATLMRIGFVASFLFVSWEVLLIAYLAMGIYLTVQRKKEVDYGASRSSDEIAYRQPRGSVNDLRTKLDDTDRRLMAIDHHLHNAESDALAREIEALKEAK, from the coding sequence ATGTCCAAGAAGAATTATCGCTACGCGCTGTCGAACGACAAGAAAGTTGCCGGGGTCTTTGCCCATCTGAGCGAACGCTCGGGGATCGATGCCACGCTGATGCGCATCGGCTTTGTCGCCAGCTTCCTGTTCGTCAGCTGGGAAGTCCTGCTGATCGCCTATCTTGCCATGGGGATTTACCTGACCGTCCAGCGCAAGAAAGAAGTCGATTATGGCGCCAGCCGTTCATCGGATGAAATCGCCTATCGCCAGCCGCGCGGCTCGGTCAATGACCTGCGCACCAAGCTGGACGATACCGATCGCCGCCTGATGGCCATCGACCATCACCTTCACAATGCCGAGAGCGACGCCCTGGCGCGCGAAATCGAAGCGCTCAAGGAGGCCAAATGA
- a CDS encoding threonine synthase, translating into MFMTHLECSLTGEHYDCDRLQNLSAAGRPLLARYDMDAVREALSRDVLAARAPGMWKWRELLPLAEGQEPVSLGEIETPLIDLPVTGAKAGAPPPIVKDEGRLPTGSFKARGLAMAVSMARQFGVERIAMPTNGNAGAALAAYAARAGMRSLVICPEETPQTNIREAAANGAEVVIADGQIDECGRISVEGAKAGKWFDCSTLKEPYRLEGKKVMGLELAEQLGWELPDAIFYPTGGGTGLIGMWKGFDELEAIGLIGSERPKMFAVQAEGCAPMVRAFEAGEDFATRWDNPATMATGIRVPMACGDFLILRALRESGGAAISVSEDAIATALSDVGRDDGLLLCPEGAAVIAAWRKAMDKGLVGKDARCVLFNCAAGNKYPLPEAGRHMKLSQIEIDNL; encoded by the coding sequence ATGTTCATGACCCACCTGGAATGTTCGCTGACCGGCGAGCATTATGATTGCGACCGGCTGCAGAATCTGTCTGCGGCCGGTCGTCCTTTATTGGCCCGCTATGACATGGATGCCGTGCGCGAAGCGCTCAGCCGCGACGTGCTGGCGGCGCGTGCACCCGGCATGTGGAAATGGCGCGAGTTGCTGCCGCTGGCCGAGGGGCAGGAGCCGGTCAGCCTGGGCGAGATCGAAACGCCGCTGATCGACCTGCCGGTGACCGGCGCTAAGGCGGGGGCGCCGCCGCCGATCGTCAAGGATGAAGGCCGCCTGCCGACGGGCAGCTTCAAGGCGCGCGGCCTTGCCATGGCGGTGTCGATGGCCCGGCAGTTCGGGGTCGAGCGGATCGCCATGCCGACCAACGGCAATGCGGGGGCGGCGCTGGCGGCCTATGCGGCGCGCGCGGGGATGCGCTCGCTCGTCATCTGCCCCGAGGAGACGCCCCAGACCAACATCCGAGAGGCCGCGGCCAACGGCGCCGAAGTCGTCATTGCCGATGGCCAGATCGATGAATGCGGGCGCATTTCGGTGGAGGGCGCCAAGGCTGGCAAATGGTTCGACTGTTCCACGCTGAAGGAGCCCTACCGGCTCGAGGGCAAAAAGGTGATGGGGCTGGAACTGGCCGAGCAGTTGGGCTGGGAATTGCCCGATGCCATCTTCTATCCCACCGGCGGCGGCACCGGCCTCATCGGCATGTGGAAGGGCTTTGACGAGCTGGAAGCGATCGGGCTGATCGGCTCGGAGCGCCCCAAGATGTTCGCGGTGCAGGCCGAAGGCTGCGCGCCGATGGTCAGGGCGTTCGAAGCGGGGGAAGACTTCGCGACGCGCTGGGACAATCCGGCCACCATGGCGACGGGCATCCGCGTGCCGATGGCGTGCGGCGATTTCCTGATCCTGCGGGCGCTGCGCGAAAGCGGCGGCGCGGCAATATCGGTGAGCGAGGACGCCATTGCGACGGCCTTGAGTGATGTCGGGCGCGATGACGGCCTGCTGCTCTGCCCCGAAGGCGCCGCAGTGATCGCGGCGTGGCGCAAGGCCATGGACAAGGGGCTGGTCGGCAAGGATGCGCGCTGCGTGCTGTTCAACTGCGCCGCGGGAAACAAATATCCGCTGCCAGAGGCAGGCAGGCACATGAAGCTGTCGCAAATCGAGATCGACAATCTGTGA
- a CDS encoding phytoene/squalene synthase family protein, whose protein sequence is MSMDRTELVNAAGGIIAEGSKSFRFASQLFDEETRERSWLLYAWCRACDDITDGQTLGHDAERPDDPKERIAFVKAQTAQALGGRPTGLVPFDAFATVAAETGITKPMADDHLAGFERDAADWRPQTSDDLLSYCYQVAGAVGVMMAVVMGVSAKDEDTLNRAADLGLAFQLANIARDIVDDAKVSRTYLPRQWLEDSGLVEGTIADPANRTKLAQFGKRLADMADDYRASARVGAARLPFRSCWAVNSAARIYGAVAERVRELGPRAWDSRVHIGKGEKLWLVARAFIDSITTPPDASRDGLWTRPYSGGSAR, encoded by the coding sequence ATGAGCATGGACCGCACCGAACTGGTCAATGCCGCCGGCGGCATCATCGCCGAAGGCTCCAAAAGCTTCCGCTTCGCCAGCCAGCTGTTCGACGAGGAAACGCGCGAGCGCAGCTGGCTGCTCTACGCCTGGTGCCGCGCGTGCGACGACATCACCGATGGGCAGACACTGGGCCATGATGCCGAGCGTCCCGACGATCCCAAGGAGCGGATCGCCTTCGTGAAGGCGCAGACGGCGCAGGCGCTGGGCGGCCGCCCGACCGGCCTCGTCCCCTTCGATGCCTTTGCCACTGTCGCTGCGGAAACGGGCATCACCAAGCCCATGGCGGACGACCATCTGGCAGGCTTCGAGCGCGATGCCGCCGACTGGCGACCGCAAACGAGCGACGACCTATTGTCCTATTGCTACCAGGTCGCGGGCGCGGTCGGGGTGATGATGGCGGTGGTGATGGGTGTGTCGGCCAAGGATGAGGATACGCTCAACCGTGCAGCCGATCTGGGCCTTGCCTTCCAGCTCGCCAACATCGCGCGCGACATCGTCGATGATGCCAAGGTCTCACGCACCTATCTGCCGCGCCAGTGGCTGGAAGATTCCGGGCTGGTCGAAGGCACGATCGCCGACCCTGCCAATCGCACCAAGCTTGCCCAGTTCGGCAAGCGGCTTGCCGACATGGCGGACGATTATCGCGCCAGCGCCCGCGTCGGCGCGGCCCGCCTGCCCTTCCGCAGCTGCTGGGCGGTCAACAGCGCAGCGCGCATCTACGGCGCGGTCGCCGAACGGGTCCGCGAGCTCGGCCCGCGCGCCTGGGACAGCCGCGTCCATATCGGCAAGGGTGAAAAGCTCTGGCTGGTCGCCCGCGCCTTTATCGACAGCATCACCACGCCGCCGGACGCCAGCCGCGATGGATTGTGGACGCGGCCTTATTCGGGCGGATCGGCGAGGTAG
- a CDS encoding PadR family transcriptional regulator encodes MGRMRFGISDDGRFHPFFAMGGRHWEFGPGGFNFNWGPRGPGGGSRRGGGRRRMFDSGQLRLVLLKLVADEPRHGYDLIRALEEMTGGSYSPSPGTVYPTLTLLEEMGLIEERKSKGSKRLFGITSDGEAYLEERAEEVDRLMARLERHGERHERVGRPELKTAIAGVMTAMWHKVAAEEADDERMAEIAAILEKAAKKIEAL; translated from the coding sequence ATGGGACGCATGCGTTTTGGAATAAGCGATGACGGCCGGTTCCACCCCTTCTTTGCCATGGGCGGACGGCATTGGGAATTCGGGCCGGGCGGCTTCAACTTCAATTGGGGACCACGCGGCCCGGGTGGCGGTTCGCGCCGCGGCGGTGGGCGTCGCCGCATGTTCGATAGCGGACAGCTGCGCCTCGTCCTGTTGAAGCTCGTCGCTGATGAACCGCGCCATGGCTATGACCTTATTCGCGCGCTCGAGGAAATGACGGGCGGCAGCTATTCCCCCAGCCCTGGCACCGTCTATCCCACGCTTACCCTGCTCGAGGAAATGGGGTTGATCGAGGAGCGCAAGTCGAAGGGCTCCAAGCGCCTGTTTGGCATCACCTCGGACGGCGAGGCTTATCTGGAAGAGCGCGCCGAGGAAGTCGATCGGCTAATGGCGCGGCTCGAGCGTCACGGCGAGCGCCATGAGCGGGTCGGACGGCCTGAGCTCAAGACCGCCATTGCCGGCGTGATGACCGCCATGTGGCACAAGGTCGCCGCTGAGGAAGCAGACGATGAGCGCATGGCCGAGATTGCCGCAATCCTCGAAAAGGCCGCCAAGAAGATCGAGGCGCTCTAG
- a CDS encoding mechanosensitive ion channel: MYSENTPAAYWLDQLSQWGPKVLFAIIILIATHFVAKAVQWAMKRLIEKIPVLKRDPDAGGDSVGRELGRLAYWLVWLVGLIMALNQLGLQDSLQPLERLTNEVFSFLPNLLGAVVIFFAGLILARIVRHVVEAALGALNIEKLAGRAGLNIGEAPVAVDSDGNAGEGAAPARSSIAHAVGLTISALIIIFASIAALQALKITAISDPATRMLEVIASAIPVVIGALLLLAIFFVLAKWAKSLIEAVLPSLGFDRFIHALGVMPATAQPSRIVGGIAFIALLVAGLMQAAAWLGGDMVAIMLLQITELGGKVIFGTVIIVAGLFLARILSNIVGDSTGEGSFADTIVKYAIIVLFTAIGLTFMGLADQIVMLAFGLILGSAAVAAALAFGLGGRDVAARMLEEFRANNDMPPMRPTPPKRLKKVAPEDDGQPPLV; the protein is encoded by the coding sequence ATGTATAGTGAGAACACGCCGGCCGCATATTGGCTGGATCAACTGTCGCAATGGGGCCCCAAGGTCCTGTTCGCCATCATCATCCTGATCGCTACCCATTTCGTCGCCAAGGCGGTGCAGTGGGCAATGAAGCGTCTGATCGAGAAGATCCCGGTGCTGAAACGCGATCCCGATGCCGGCGGCGACAGTGTCGGGCGCGAGCTGGGACGGCTGGCCTATTGGCTGGTCTGGCTGGTCGGCCTCATCATGGCCTTGAACCAGCTCGGCCTGCAGGATTCGCTGCAACCGCTCGAACGGCTGACCAATGAGGTCTTCTCCTTCCTGCCCAATTTGCTGGGCGCAGTCGTCATCTTCTTTGCCGGCCTGATCTTGGCGCGGATCGTGCGCCATGTGGTCGAAGCGGCGCTGGGCGCCCTCAACATCGAAAAACTGGCGGGACGTGCTGGTCTCAATATCGGCGAAGCCCCCGTGGCAGTTGATAGCGACGGCAATGCCGGTGAAGGCGCCGCGCCTGCGCGTAGCTCCATAGCCCACGCGGTCGGCCTCACCATTTCGGCGCTGATCATCATCTTCGCCTCGATCGCAGCGCTGCAGGCGTTGAAGATCACCGCCATCTCCGATCCCGCGACGCGGATGCTGGAAGTGATCGCGAGCGCCATTCCTGTAGTCATCGGCGCGTTGCTCCTCCTGGCCATCTTCTTCGTGCTGGCCAAATGGGCGAAGAGCCTGATCGAAGCAGTGCTGCCGAGCCTTGGCTTTGATCGTTTCATCCACGCGCTCGGCGTGATGCCAGCCACAGCCCAACCTTCTCGCATTGTCGGCGGCATCGCCTTCATCGCCCTGCTGGTGGCCGGGCTGATGCAGGCCGCGGCCTGGCTTGGCGGGGATATGGTGGCGATCATGCTGCTGCAGATCACCGAGCTTGGCGGCAAGGTCATTTTCGGCACGGTCATCATCGTCGCCGGCCTGTTCCTGGCCCGCATCCTTTCCAACATTGTGGGCGACAGCACCGGCGAAGGCAGCTTTGCCGATACGATCGTCAAATATGCCATCATCGTGCTGTTTACCGCCATCGGCCTCACCTTCATGGGGCTGGCGGACCAGATCGTAATGCTGGCTTTCGGCCTGATCCTGGGCTCGGCTGCCGTCGCCGCCGCGTTGGCCTTCGGGCTTGGCGGACGCGATGTCGCGGCACGCATGCTCGAGGAGTTCCGCGCCAACAACGACATGCCCCCGATGCGCCCGACCCCGCCCAAGCGGCTGAAGAAGGTCGCGCCGGAGGATGACGGCCAGCCACCGCTGGTGTGA
- a CDS encoding replication-associated recombination protein A — MVDLFGENETTGNAAPAEGAPLAERLRPRALDEVIGQAHLTGEEGAIGRMVRAGKLSSMILWGPPGTGKTSIARLLADAVGMRFVVLSAVFSGVADLKKAFAEARKMAGAGQRTLLFVDEIHRFNRAQQDGFLPYVEDGTITLVGATTENPSFELNAALLSRAQVLILHRLDEPALSQLLDRAETEMDRPLPLTDDARAALVASADGDGRFLLNQVETLFDLKLEEQLDPKALASLLQRRVAVYDKDREGHYNLISALHKSLRGSDPQAALYYLARMLTAGEEPLYVLRRLVRFASEDVGLADPNALVQCLAAKDAYDFLGSPEGELAIVQACLYLATAPKSNAAYKAQKAAFKSARETGSLMPPQNILNAPTKLMKDIGYGKGYAYDHDAEDGFSGANYWPEAMAPQRFYEPAGRGFEDKVKQRLAYWDEQRQAIEQGQTSP, encoded by the coding sequence ATGGTCGATCTGTTCGGTGAGAATGAAACCACGGGCAATGCGGCGCCTGCCGAGGGAGCACCCCTCGCCGAGCGCCTGCGCCCGCGTGCGCTGGACGAAGTGATCGGCCAGGCCCACCTTACCGGTGAGGAAGGCGCGATCGGGCGCATGGTCAGGGCGGGTAAGCTGTCCTCCATGATCCTGTGGGGACCGCCCGGCACGGGCAAGACCAGCATTGCCCGACTGCTCGCCGATGCGGTCGGCATGCGCTTCGTCGTCTTGTCCGCCGTCTTTTCGGGCGTTGCGGACCTCAAAAAAGCTTTTGCCGAAGCGCGCAAGATGGCGGGCGCGGGCCAGCGCACCCTGCTGTTCGTGGACGAAATCCACCGCTTCAATCGCGCCCAACAGGATGGCTTCCTCCCTTATGTCGAGGATGGCACCATCACCCTGGTTGGTGCGACCACCGAGAATCCCAGCTTCGAACTCAACGCCGCCTTGCTCTCGCGCGCGCAGGTGCTGATCCTGCACCGCCTCGACGAACCGGCGCTGTCGCAATTGCTGGATCGGGCCGAGACCGAAATGGACCGCCCCCTTCCCCTTACCGACGATGCCCGCGCCGCCTTGGTCGCGTCTGCCGATGGCGACGGGCGCTTCCTGCTCAATCAGGTCGAAACCCTGTTCGATCTCAAGCTGGAAGAACAGCTCGATCCCAAGGCGCTTGCCAGCCTGTTGCAGCGCCGCGTCGCGGTTTATGACAAGGATCGCGAGGGCCATTACAACCTCATCAGCGCGCTCCACAAATCGCTCCGCGGATCGGACCCGCAGGCGGCGCTCTATTATCTCGCGCGAATGCTGACGGCGGGGGAAGAACCGCTTTACGTCCTGCGCCGCCTGGTGCGCTTCGCCTCGGAGGATGTCGGGCTCGCCGATCCCAATGCGCTGGTGCAATGCCTGGCCGCCAAGGATGCCTATGATTTTCTCGGCAGCCCAGAGGGTGAATTGGCCATCGTCCAGGCCTGCCTCTACCTTGCCACCGCGCCCAAATCGAACGCTGCCTACAAGGCGCAGAAAGCCGCCTTCAAATCGGCCCGCGAAACCGGATCGCTAATGCCGCCGCAGAATATCCTCAACGCGCCGACCAAGCTGATGAAGGACATCGGTTACGGTAAGGGCTATGCCTACGATCATGACGCCGAGGACGGCTTTTCCGGCGCCAATTACTGGCCCGAGGCAATGGCACCGCAGCGTTTCTACGAACCCGCCGGGCGGGGTTTCGAGGACAAGGTGAAACAGCGCCTCGCTTATTGGGACGAACAGCGGCAAGCCATCGAACAGGGGCAGACAAGCCCCTGA
- a CDS encoding glycosyltransferase family 4 protein has protein sequence MDASDLRIALVAGNYNYVRDGANQALNRLVGYLLRQGAHVRVYSPTVAEPAFEATGDLVSLPSLPIPGRKEYRFPLGLPRRVRKDMEAFAPNIIHIASPDIASHRAVTWARDRNIPAIASVHTRFETYLEYYHLQIFEPYMRAGLRRLYQRCDALIAPAQSTVAVLEAQRMNDEIHIWSRGVDREQFHPGRRDMDWRRAHGIEDDQFLVAFLGRIVMEKGLDVFAEVIDRLKQTTPRARVLVIGMGPAEEWFAEQLPDDAVFIGQQTGNDLARAVASSDVLLNPSVTEAFGNVTLEAMACGLPIVATSATGTNSLVSHGENGFLSQRGDNRAMAEALARYAADPALAAAHGEEGLRRAKLRDWDAINSAVLDVYRSVIERRRKGE, from the coding sequence ATGGACGCGTCCGACCTTCGTATCGCCCTTGTTGCGGGCAATTATAATTATGTGCGCGATGGGGCGAACCAGGCGCTGAACCGGCTGGTCGGCTATCTGCTACGCCAGGGCGCCCACGTGCGTGTCTATTCGCCGACGGTCGCAGAGCCAGCCTTCGAAGCCACGGGCGATCTGGTCTCGCTTCCTTCGCTGCCCATCCCGGGGCGCAAGGAATATCGCTTCCCGCTTGGCCTGCCGCGCCGGGTGCGCAAGGATATGGAAGCCTTCGCGCCGAATATCATCCATATCGCCAGCCCCGATATCGCCTCCCACCGCGCGGTGACCTGGGCGCGGGACCGCAACATCCCCGCCATCGCCTCGGTCCACACGCGCTTCGAGACCTATCTGGAATATTATCATCTCCAGATATTCGAGCCCTATATGCGCGCCGGGCTACGCCGCCTCTACCAGCGCTGCGACGCGTTGATCGCGCCCGCACAGTCGACCGTCGCGGTGCTCGAGGCCCAGCGCATGAACGACGAGATCCATATCTGGAGCCGGGGCGTGGACCGCGAGCAGTTCCACCCCGGCCGCCGCGACATGGATTGGCGGCGTGCACATGGCATCGAGGATGACCAATTCCTCGTCGCCTTCCTGGGCCGGATCGTGATGGAAAAGGGGCTCGACGTCTTCGCCGAGGTGATCGATCGGCTGAAGCAGACCACGCCCCGCGCCAGGGTGCTGGTGATCGGCATGGGACCGGCCGAGGAATGGTTCGCCGAACAATTGCCCGACGATGCGGTCTTCATCGGCCAGCAGACGGGGAACGACCTCGCCCGCGCGGTTGCCTCGAGCGACGTCTTGTTGAACCCCTCGGTTACCGAGGCCTTTGGCAATGTCACGCTGGAAGCCATGGCGTGCGGCCTGCCGATCGTCGCGACCTCTGCCACGGGCACCAACAGCCTGGTCAGCCATGGCGAAAACGGCTTTCTCTCCCAACGCGGGGACAATCGCGCGATGGCCGAGGCGCTGGCCCGCTATGCGGCCGATCCTGCCCTGGCCGCCGCGCATGGCGAAGAGGGATTGCGCCGCGCCAAGCTGCGCGATTGGGACGCGATCAACAGCGCCGTCCTCGACGTCTATCGCAGCGTGATCGAACGGCGCCGCAAGGGTGAATGA
- a CDS encoding TonB-dependent receptor: MMSFLLATSALAGVQASQPAQERAQEDDAEAIVITGHVIEGLDLLAGSSVIEGVDLQQNLEVQVGDMLASVPGVSATSFTPGSSRPVLRGFSGERVRVLNDGLGAIDVANTSADHATTIDPLTAERIEIIRGPASLIFGSQAIGGAVNVVDRRIPRVIPDDAFHVDGLAQYSSANDGVSLGGAVDVKLGSGFVLHADASWLDTDDLETGGYILSPSLRAEVLEEAAEEFEEGEFEEAEELEELAAQRGTLFNSAVEQWSGAIGLSYIGDRFQIGGSYSIFDTFYGVPLRPGAGHHHGEEEGEEEEGEEEAEIISIDLRQERFDGRARLELDGFFESATLRFATADYEHVELEGDEVGTRFLSDGVEGRLELKQRDANGWHGAFGAQYYGRDFDAIGAEAFVPANSTDQWGFFVVQEYQPNRLGIEGAARIEFTDVESDVLGISRDFTAFSAALGANYELSETLRGGINVSRAERAPSAEELFSDGPHIATQAFEVGDPDLDIESSWGGEIFLRHEGERFAASATLWANWFDNFIYELETGEEEDELPVFQYRQQDADYWGVELEASALVYDGADLNIRANVLADYVRATLDDGTPVPRIPPLRFGAGIDVDAGRWFGGVDVEWVDDQDRTAPFETATDGHTLVNAALGWKPFGDDNETTVLLSANNIFDVDARRHASFTKDFVPLAGRDIRVSARFSF, from the coding sequence ATGATGAGTTTCTTGTTGGCGACCAGCGCGCTTGCTGGCGTCCAGGCGTCACAGCCCGCGCAGGAGCGCGCGCAGGAAGATGATGCCGAAGCCATCGTCATCACCGGCCATGTGATCGAAGGGCTTGACCTGCTCGCGGGCAGCTCGGTGATCGAAGGCGTGGACCTGCAGCAGAATCTGGAAGTCCAGGTTGGCGACATGCTGGCTTCGGTCCCCGGCGTTTCCGCCACCAGTTTCACGCCCGGCAGCTCGCGCCCCGTGCTGCGCGGCTTTTCGGGTGAGCGTGTCCGCGTCCTCAATGACGGGCTTGGCGCGATCGATGTTGCCAACACCTCGGCCGACCATGCCACCACTATCGACCCGCTGACCGCTGAGCGGATCGAGATCATTCGCGGGCCTGCCTCGCTGATCTTCGGCAGCCAGGCGATTGGCGGCGCGGTCAATGTGGTTGACCGCCGTATCCCGCGCGTCATTCCCGACGATGCCTTCCATGTCGACGGACTGGCCCAATATTCCAGCGCCAATGACGGCGTTTCGCTGGGCGGGGCTGTGGATGTGAAGCTGGGCAGCGGTTTCGTGCTCCATGCCGATGCCAGCTGGCTCGACACCGATGATCTTGAAACCGGCGGCTATATCCTCTCGCCCTCGCTGCGCGCCGAGGTGCTGGAAGAGGCAGCCGAGGAATTTGAAGAAGGCGAGTTTGAGGAAGCCGAAGAGCTGGAAGAACTGGCCGCCCAGCGTGGCACCTTGTTCAACAGCGCGGTCGAACAATGGTCGGGTGCGATTGGTCTGTCCTATATCGGCGACCGCTTCCAGATTGGCGGCAGCTATTCCATTTTCGACACCTTCTACGGCGTGCCGCTGCGCCCGGGCGCCGGCCATCATCATGGCGAGGAAGAAGGTGAGGAAGAGGAAGGCGAGGAAGAAGCCGAAATCATCTCGATCGACCTTCGCCAGGAGCGCTTCGACGGTCGCGCCAGGCTGGAACTGGACGGCTTTTTCGAAAGCGCCACGCTGCGCTTCGCCACCGCCGATTATGAGCATGTCGAGCTGGAAGGTGACGAAGTCGGCACCCGCTTCCTGTCTGACGGCGTGGAAGGTCGGCTGGAATTGAAGCAGCGCGATGCCAATGGCTGGCATGGTGCCTTTGGCGCGCAATATTATGGCCGCGATTTCGATGCCATTGGCGCGGAAGCCTTCGTGCCGGCCAACAGCACCGACCAGTGGGGCTTTTTCGTGGTTCAGGAATATCAGCCCAACCGCCTCGGGATCGAAGGCGCGGCGCGCATCGAATTTACCGATGTGGAAAGCGATGTGCTGGGCATCTCGCGGGATTTCACCGCCTTCAGCGCGGCACTCGGTGCCAATTATGAGCTGAGCGAAACGCTGCGCGGCGGCATCAACGTCTCGCGCGCCGAACGTGCGCCGTCGGCTGAAGAGCTTTTCTCCGATGGCCCGCATATCGCGACCCAGGCCTTCGAAGTCGGCGATCCCGACCTCGACATTGAATCGAGCTGGGGTGGGGAGATCTTCCTGCGCCATGAGGGCGAACGCTTTGCCGCTTCGGCAACGCTCTGGGCCAACTGGTTCGACAATTTCATCTACGAGCTGGAAACCGGCGAGGAAGAGGATGAATTGCCGGTATTCCAATATCGCCAGCAGGATGCCGATTATTGGGGCGTCGAGCTGGAAGCGAGCGCGCTCGTCTATGACGGTGCCGATCTCAACATTCGTGCCAATGTGCTGGCCGACTATGTTCGCGCCACCCTGGATGACGGGACGCCGGTTCCTCGCATCCCGCCGCTTCGCTTTGGCGCCGGGATCGATGTCGATGCCGGCCGGTGGTTCGGCGGCGTGGATGTGGAATGGGTCGATGACCAGGATCGCACCGCGCCCTTCGAGACCGCGACCGATGGCCACACGCTGGTGAACGCTGCGCTCGGCTGGAAGCCATTTGGCGACGATAATGAAACCACGGTCCTTTTGTCGGCGAACAATATCTTCGATGTGGATGCGCGGCGTCATGCCAGCTTCACCAAGGATTTTGTGCCGCTGGCGGGCCGCGACATTCGCGTCTCGGCGCGCTTCAGCTTTTGA